A genomic stretch from Solanum stenotomum isolate F172 chromosome 8, ASM1918654v1, whole genome shotgun sequence includes:
- the LOC125875052 gene encoding uncharacterized protein LOC125875052 yields the protein MECAKASPAVRKGKKKQVKDEMDRIKQAEKKKRRLEKALATSAAIRSELEKKKQKKKEEQQKLDEEGAAIAEAVALHVLVGEESDDSCELLLKKDKEVNQWDLARNFDLFMGGERAMLPHQDLSIYSVEGTQWVSGPNGDGCMWNEQENTAWMVSSVPWVGNVHHQWFDEGNWEVQRISADLLAAQAVSSLQIAGDAPVDSYVFDRMLR from the coding sequence ATGGAATGTGCTAAAGCTTCGCCTGCTGTTagaaaagggaagaagaagCAAGTAAAGGATGAGATGGATCGAATTAAACAGGCTGAGAAAAAAAAGAGGCGCTTAGAGAAAGCCTTGGCTACTTCAGCTGCCATTCGCTCAGAATTGGAAAAGaagaaacagaaaaagaaagaagaacagCAAAAGCTTGATGAAGAGGGTGCTGCGATTGCTGAGGCAGTTGCTCTGCATGTCTTGGTAGGTGAAGAATCAGATGATTCATGTGAGCTTTTGCTTAAGAAGGATAAAGAAGTCAACCAATGGGATCTTGCTAGAAATTTTGACCTTTTTATGGGTGGAGAAAGAGCAATGCTTCCTCATCAAGACCTCTCAATATATTCAGTTGAAGGAACACAGTGGGTGTCTGGTCCCAACGGGGATGGATGCATGTGGAATGAGCAGGAAAATACCGCGTGGATGGTGTCTTCTGTACCTTGGGTAGGGAATGTTCACCATCAATGGTTTGATGAAGGGAATTGGGAGGTTCAAAGAATTTCTGCTGATCTTCTTGCAGCACAGGCTGTCTCATCACTTCAGATTGCAGGAGATGCTCCAGTGGACTCATATGTCTTCGATCGGATGTTGCGGTAG
- the LOC125874502 gene encoding uncharacterized protein LOC125874502, whose protein sequence is MNKYLLCVIGFVVLLSIAGANGAGECGRNSPDMEAMKLIPCAEAASDENASVSRSCCLQIQKLGKNPKCLCAVMLSNTAKLSGANPEVAITIPKRCNLANRPVGFKCGPYTLP, encoded by the exons ATGAATAAGTACTTGTTATGTGTTATCGGATTTGTTGTCCTATTAAGCATTGCTGGAGCTAATGGAGCAGGTGAGTGCGGGAGAAATTCTCCGGATATGGAAGCTATGAAGTTGATTCCATGTGCAGAAGCAGCATCGGATGAGAATGCATCTGTTTCCAGGAGCTGTTGTTTACAGATACAAAAATTGGGGAAAAACCCGAAATGTCTTTGTGCTGTTATGCTCTCAAATACTGCTAAGCTCTCTGGAGCTAATCCTGAAGTTGCAATAACTATCCCTAAGCGTTGCAACCTTGCTAATCGTCCTGTTGGCTTCAAATGTGGAC CTTACACACTACCTTGA